The Anolis sagrei isolate rAnoSag1 chromosome Y, rAnoSag1.mat, whole genome shotgun sequence genome contains a region encoding:
- the LOC137095392 gene encoding folliculin codes for MNAIVVLCHFCELHGPRTLFCTEVLHAPLPQGAGNGDSPGQSEQAEEEEGGIQMSSRIRSHSPAEGASADSSSPGPKKSDMCEGCRSLPAGHPGYVSHDKETSIKYVSHQHPNHPQLFSIVRQACVRSLSCEVCPGREGPIFFGDEQHGFVFSHTFFIKDSLARGFQRWYSIITIMMDRIYLINSWPFLLGKIRGIIDELQGKALKVFEAEQYGCPQRAQRMNTAFTPFLHQRNGNAARSLTSLTNDENLWACLHTSFAWLLKACGSRLTEKLLEGAPTEDTLVQMEKLADLEEESEGWDNSEEEEGKPPSQAEVQEGREMVKSPTDPALLVDGSGWHLAPKGQPVFRSLRHLRQVLGASPFRMLAWHVLMGNQVIWKARDPDLVQSAFDVLRTMLPVGCVRIIPYSEKYEEAYRCNFLGLSPHVPIPPHILSSEFAVLVEVRAATRSSLYPVLFDDEQPLSKYEFVVTSGSPVAADRVGPTILNKIEAALTNQNLSVDVVDQCLICLKEEWMNKVKVLFKFTKVDSRPKEDTQKLLGILGAAEEDNVKLLKFWMTGLSKTYKSHLMSTVRSPTSSESRN; via the exons ATGAATGCCATCGTGGTCCTTTGCCACTTCTGTGAGCTCCATGGCCCTCGCACGCTCTTTTGCACGGAAGTCCTGCACGCCCCTCTCCCTCAAGGCGCCGGGAACGGGGACAGCCCTGGGCAAAGCGAacaagcggaggaggaggaaggcggcaTCCAGATGAGCAGCAGGATCCGCTCCCACAGCCCTGCGGAGGGGGCCAGCGCCGACTCCAGTAGTCCCGGGCCCAAGAAGTCCGACATGTGCGAG GGGTGTCGTTCTCTACCGGCGGGACACCCGGGATACGTCAGCCATGACAAGGAGACCTCCATCAAGTACGTCAGCCATCAGCACCCCAACCACCCTCAGCTCTTTAGCATCGTGCGCCAGGCCTGCGTCCGCAGCCTCAGCTGTGAG GTTTGCCCAGGACGGGAAGGCCCCATCTTCTTTGGCGACGAACAGCACGGCTTTGTGTTCAGCCACACTTTCTTCATCAAGGACAGCCTGGCCCGGGGCTTCCAGCGCTGGTAcagcatcatcaccatcatgatGGACCGCATCTACCTCATCAACTCCTGGCCCTTCCTGCTGGGCAAGATCCGGGGCATCATCGATGAGCTGCAGGGCAAAGCGCTGAAG GTCTTTGAGGCAGAACAGTATGGCTGCCCACAGCGTGCCCAGCGCATGAACACGGCCTTCACCCCGTTCCTCCACCAGCGGAATGGGAACGCGGCTCGCTCCCTCACCTCCCTAACCAATGACGAGAACCTGTGGGCTTGTCTCCATACGTCCTTTGCTTG GCTCCTAAAAGCTTGTGGCAGCAGACTGACGGAGAAACTATTGGAAGGGGCTCCCACAGAAGACACTCTGGTTCAGATGGAGAAGTTGGCTG ACCTCGAGGAAGAATCGGAAGGCTGGGACAATtctgaggaggaagaagggaagcctCCCAGCCAGGCAGAGGTCCAGGAGGGACGGGAGATGGTCAAGAGCCCCACGGATCCTGCTCTTTTGGTGGACGGCAGCGGGTGGCACTTGGCTCCGAAGGGTCAGCCAGTCTTCCGATCCCTCCGGCACTTGAGACAG GTCTTGGGAGCCTCCCCTTTCCGCATGCTGGCATGGCACGTGCTGATGGGCAACCAGGTCATCTGGAAGGCTCGGGATCCGGACCTGGTCCAGTCTGCTTTCGACGTCTTGCGG ACAATGCTGCCCGTCGGCTGCGTCCGAATCATCCCCTACAGCGAGAAATATGAGGAGGCTTACCGGTGCAACTTCCTCGGTCTCAGTCCCCATGTGCCAATCCCTCCTCACATATTGTCTTCTG AATTCGCTGTTCTCGTGGAAGTCCGCGCTGCCACTCGGTCCAGCCTCTATCCCGTCTTGTTTGACGATGAACAGCCATTGAGTAAATATGAATTTGTGGTCACAAGCGGGAGCCCGGTAGCAGCAGACAGAG TGGGTCCCACCATCTTGAACAAGATCGAAGCTGCCTTGACGAACCAGAACCTTTCAGTGGACGTTGTGGACCAGTGCCTTATCTGCCTGAAGGAGGAGTGGATGAA TAAAGTGAAGGTCCTCTTCAAGTTCACCAAAGTGGACAGCCGGCCCAAAGAGGACACCCAGAAGCTGCTGGGTATCTTGGGTGCTGCTGAGGAGGACAACGTGAAGCTTCTGAAGTTCTGGATGACAGGCCTCAGCAAGACCTACAAGTCACATCTGATGTCGACAGTTCGCAGCCCGACCTCATCCGAGTCTCGGAACTAG
- the LOC132782126 gene encoding COP9 signalosome complex subunit 3, with product MASALEQFVNSVRQLSAQGQMTQLCELINKSGELLAKNLSHLDTVLGALDVQEHSLGVLAVLFVKFSMPSVPDFETLFSQVQLFISTCNGEHIRYATDTFAGLCHQLTNALVERKQPLRGIGILRQAIDKMQMNTNQLTSIHADLCQLCLLAKCFKPALPYLDVDMMDICKENGAYDAKHFLCYYYYGGMIYTGLKNFERALYFYEQAITTPAMAVSHIMLESYKKYILVSLILLGKVQQLPKYTSQIVGRFVKPLSNAYHELAQVYATNKPSELRNLVNKHSETFTRDNNMGLVKQCLSSLYKKNIQRLTKTFLTLSLQDMASRVQLSGPQEAEKYVLHMIEDGEIFASINQKDGMVCFHDNPEKYNNPAMLHNIDQEMLKCIELDERLKAMDQEITVNPQFVQKSMGSQEDESGSKPSSYS from the exons GGCAAATGACTCAGCTTTGCGAACTAATCAACAAAAGTGGAGAATTGCTAGCGAAGAATCTCTCTCACTTGGATACCGTGCTTGGTGCTCTCGATGTGCAAGAACACTCTCTTGGCGTCCTTGCGGTTTT GTTTGTGAAGTTTTCTATGCCCAGCGTCCCGGACTTTGAAACATTGTTCTCACAGGTCCAGCTTTTTATCAGCACTTGTAACGGGGAGCACATCCGATATGCCACAGACACTT tTGCTGGCTTGTGTCACCAGTTGACAAATGCTCTTGTGGAACGGAAGCAG CCCTTGCGAGGAATTGGAATTCTCAGGCAAGCCATAGACAAAATGCAGATGAATACCAACCAGCTGACCTCAATACACGCAGATCTATGCCAG CTCTGTTTGTTAGCCAAATGCTTTAAGCCTGCCCTCCCGTATCTAGATGTGGACATGATGGATATCTGTAAAGAGAATGGGGCATACGATGCAAAGCACTTTCTATGTTACTACTACTATGGCGGAATGATATACACTGGGCTCAAGAACTTTGAACGAGCACTCTACTTCTATGAACAG GCTATTACTACTCCTGCCATGGCGGTCAGCCACATTATGCTGGAATCTTACAAAAAATATATCCTAGTTTCATTGATACTACTTGGCAAAGTGCAGCAGCTGCCGAAGTACACTTCCCAGATAGTGGGTCGGTTTGTCAAG CCCCTTAGCAACGCTTACCACGAATTAGCGCAGGTGTATGCAACCAATAAGCCCTCGGAGCTGCGGAATCTGGTGAACAAGCACAGTGAGACCTTCACCAGGGATAACAACATGGGCTTGGTCAAGCAGTGCTTGTCGTCTCTCTACAAGAAGAACATTCAAAGGCTAACTAAG ACTTTCTTAACCTTGTCTTTGCAAGACATGGCAAGTCGAGTGCAGTTGTCAGGGCCCCAGGAAGCAGAAAAATACGTCCTTCATATG ATAGAAGATGGTGAAATTTTTGCAAGTATTAACCAGAAAGATGGCATGGTCTGTTTCCATGATAATCCAGAGAAATATAACAACCCAGCAATGCTTCACAACATAGATCAAGAG ATGCTGAAATGTATAGAACTTGATGAAAGACTGAAAGCCATGGATCAGGAGATCACTGTGAACCCTCAGTTTGTGCAGAAa AGTATGGGCTCCCAAGAAGACGAATCAGGCAGCAAACCCTCCAGTTACTCTTGA